In Geotalea uraniireducens, the genomic window ATACCCGGGTGGCGATGTGGCTGGAGATGGGGACTGCCACCGGGGCACTGACCGGGGCGCTGCTCGCCGGGGTGGTCAACCAGCGCTTCCTCTTCGTCCTCTTCGGCCTGCTGCTCGGCTATTCGGGGTACAACATGTTCCGGGCCCGGAAAAGCGAACTGCCGACCGGGGTCGTCCCCGACCGGCTGTCGCAGAAACTGAACCTTGGCGGCTCCTACTACGACCATCTGCAGCATCGTCAGATCGACTACCAGGTGACCGGCACGATCCCCGGGCTGATCATCATGTACTTCTCCGGGGCCGCTGCCGGCCTGCTCGGTATCGGCGCCGGGATCTTCAAGGTTTCCGCGATGGACCAGGTGATGCGGATGCCGTTCAAGGCTTCGACCGCCACCTCCAACTTCATGATCGGCGTGACGGCGGCGTCCGGGGCAGTGGTCTACTTCGCCCGGGGCGACGTCAAGCCGCTGGTGGCGGGGCCGGTGGTGCTTGGGGTGCTGCTCGGCGCCCTGGTCGGCACCCGGCTGATGATCCGGATGCGCACCACCACCATCCGCAAGCTGTTCATCCCGCTAATTGCCTATACCGCCGTCGAAATGATCTACAAGGGGGTGAAGTGGTGGTGAGTGAATCGATGCCGCAAACCGAATCGAAGCTGTTGTCGATCGAGCTGATCCTGGCCCGGCTGCTCCGCGTCGGCTCGATTATCGCCGCCCTGCTGGTCGGCGCGGGGATCGCCGCCTCGGCGACGGGGGGGGCGGCCCTTGCGCAGCGGCTGATCACTGCCGGACTGCTGGTCCTTTTGGCGACGCCGATCATGCGGGTGCTGGTGGCGGCGCTGGTCTTCGTCCGGCAGCGGGAGTGGCACTTTGCCCTCTTCTGCTTCGTCGTCCTCTGTGCCCTGGCGGCCGGAATCATCCTCGGCCGCGGCATCTGACCCCGGCCGCTACGGCGTGCGCCAGCTGAGCAGCCGCTCGCCCGGGCAGGCCAGCGCCGCGCAGTAGCCCGACGGGACCGGCAGATCGACCAGTCGCCAGCGGCCCGTTTCGCCGGCATCGCCCCGGTGGGCGACGAGCGCCGGCGGCTCGCCGGGGCAAAGCGTTACGTCGAAGCGGTCGGCCGGCTGGGCGAAGCCGCTGCCGCATCCCTTCAGATAGGCCTCCTTGCGGGTCCAGCAGCGGTAGAAAGCTGCCAGCTGGTCGGCGGGCGGCAGCGCAAACAGCTCCTCCCGCTCCCGGGCGGAAAAAAACCGCCGGGCCATCTCCCGAAACGCTATCCCCTCCTCCAGCCGTTCCAGATCGATTCCCAGTTCGTCATTTACCGCCACCGCCACCAGCAGCAGCTCCCCGGCATGGGAGAGGCTGAAGCGGAGCCCGTGCGGCCCCTCTTCGCCGACCAGAAACGGCTTGCCGTGCGTGCCGTAACCGAAGCGGAGCTGCGCCGGTTCCTGCTCCAGGTAGCCGGCCAAGGTGCGACGGAGGAGCGCCCGTCCCGTCCGCCAGCGGTCGCGGCGCCGCCGGTCGAGCAGTCGGTCGGCCCGGGCGGTTTCGTCGGCGCTGAGCAATGGGGCCAGTCGGGCCAGTTCGGCGGGGTCGTCGGGGAGGGGGAGGGCGTAGAGGTGGATTTCGTCGGCGTCGGGCCTGGGGCGGCGGTTCACGGGGCGGTCCCGGCAAGCCACTCCCGCAGCCGGCGGAGCCCCTCGTCGATGGAGACGGTCGGCGCGAAGCCGAGATCGCGACGGGCGGCGCCGATGTCGAACCAGTGGGCGGTGGCCAGTTCCTTGGCGACGAAGCGGGTCAGCGGCGGTTCGTCCGCGCGGCGGAAGAGGTGCCAGAGCCCTTCGCAGAGGGCGCCGGCGGCGTAGGCGACCCCGGCCGGGATGCGGCGTCTCACCGGCGGCAGCCCGGCGGCGGCGAGGATCCGGTCGATCATTTCCCAGAGGGGGAGCGGCTCGCCGTTGGAGATGAAATAAGCCCGGCCGGCCAGCGGGGCGCCGGGGGCGAGCCGGTCGGCGGCGAGAAGGTGGGCCTGGGCGGCATTGTCGATGTAGACGGTGTCCACCGGGCAGGGACGGCTGCCGATCCGCCGCAGCCGGCCGGCCCGGGCCTTGGCAATGATCCGCGGCACCAGGTGGTTGTCCCCCGGCCCCCAGATCAGGTGGGGGCGGAGAGAGACGGTGGCCAGCGAGGGGGCGTTGGCGGCGAGGACCAGCTGTTCGGCCAGCGCCTTGGTCCGGGGATAGGGAGCGGTGAAACGGCGCGGATAGGGGAGCGATTCGTCGCCGCCGGCCACGTCCCGGCCGTCGAAGACCACGCTCGGCGAGCCGGTGTAGACCAGCCGGCCGATGCCGTGGGCCCGGCAGGCGGCGATGACGTTCGCGGTGCCGGTGACGTTGGCCGCGTAGTAGGCGCCCTCGGCCCCCCAGACGCCGGCCTTGGCCGCTACGTGGAAGACGATGTCGCAGCCGGCCGCTGCCCGGAAGAGCGCCTCCCGGTCGGCCAGGTCGCCGCGGCACTGTTCGACGCCGAGGCGCGCCAACTCCGGGTAGTCGCCGCGGGAGAAACTGCGCACCGTGTCGCCGCGGGCCACCAGCTGCCGGACTACCGCCCCGCCGAGGAAACCGCCGCCGCCGGTAACGAGCGCCTTCACCGCAGTCTCCGCGCTGCCCAGCGGGCGAGCTTCTCGCGGAAAATCTTGGCGTTGTGGCGGATATCGACCGGGAAGGCCGGATGGAAGAGGATGGTCTCGATCCCCTGGGTATGGAGATGGGCGGCACCGATCGCCAGCAGTTCCCGGCGGATCGTCTCCCGGTCGCCAGGTGCCCCTTTTTCCAGTTCCACGCAGAGGACCGGCTGCTGCCGTCCCGGCTCGCCGACGCCGACCAGCGCGGTGCGGAAGACAGCTGGATGGGTGTTGAAGACCGCCTCGCAGGGGATGGTGAAGAGGGGCCCTTCCGCCGTTTCCACCCGGTGGGCCTTCCGGCCGCAGAACCAGAGCCGCCCCTCTTCGTCCCGCCCCCCCAAGTCGCCCATCCGGTGGAAAAAGCCGCCGTCCGCCGGATCGGCGATCTTGGCCAGCCGGTCGGCCGCGGGGCGGTTATAGTAGCCGGCGGTTACCTGCTCCCCCTTGACCGCCAGTTCGCCGATCTTCCCGGTCGGCAGGCGGAGGCTGTCGTCCCAGACCGGGATCGGCCCGTCGCTGATCTCGATCACCTCCAGCCGGATGCCTGGCACCGGCCGGCCGATGCAGACGCCGCCGCCGGCCTCGGTGATTGCACGGGTTTCGCCGAGGATCTCGCCGCTGCCGATCGAGCAGACCGGCAGCGCCTCGGTGGCGCCGTAGGGGGTGAAGATCTCCACCCCTGGGTTGAGCAGCGAGCCGAACCGTTCCATGACCGCCGCCCCGACCGGCGCGCCGGCGGAGATGACCCGCCGCAGGGTCGGGAGCTTGATCCCGTGGCCGGCGCCATAGCGGCCGACCCGGTCGATCAGTGCCGGCGAGCCGAACATGGTGGTGACGCCGTAAGTCTGGATCGCCGCGACGATCTTCCGCGGGTTCACCGCCCCGGGGCGGGTGAAGTCCATCTCCGGGATCACCGCGGTCATGCCAAGGGCCGGGGCGAAGAGGGCGAACAGCGGGAAGGTGGGGAGGTCGATCTCGCCCGGCTCGATGCCGTAAATCTGGCGGAGCGCCTCCACCTGGGCGAGGAAGTTGCCGTGGCGGTAGACCGCCCCCTTCGGCGGGCCGGTGCTGCCGCTGGTGAAGAGGATGGCTGCCACCTCGTCGCGCTCCGTCGGCGCCGGGGTGAAGGAGAAATCGCGCTCGGCGGTGTTCCCCAGGGCGGCGAGGGTCGTGCCGCCCCAGCCGCAGCGCCGGCCGACGGTGACCACCGTCCGGAGCGTCCCCTTGCCCCAGCCGAAGAGGAGCCGGGCGAGCTGGGCCTTGTGGATGCCGATGAAGGCGTGGGGTTCGGCCTCGGCGAGGCAGGCCTTCAGGTTGCGGATGCCGAGTCCCGGATCGACCAGCACCGGCACCGCGCCAACCTTGAACAGGGCGAAGGTGAGGGCGAAAAATTCCGGGCCGGGGGTGACCATCAGCACCGTCCGGACGCCGCGGCCGATGCCGTTGGCCGCCAGGCCGTGGGCATAGCGGTCGCTCAGGGCGTCCAGCTCGCGGAAGGAGAGCCGGCGGTTCCCCCGGGGAAAGATGATCGCCGGGGTGTCGGGCTGGCGGTGGGCCATTTCCGGGAGGTGGGCGGCGATGTTGACCAGTTCGGCGCGGCTCATGGCGTTGTCCCCGTCCCCGGCCGGGTCCGGTCGAGGAAGGCGCCGATCAGCGGGACTATCTCCTCCCCCAGGTCTTCGAGGATGTAATGGCCGCCATCGGGATAGCGGTGGAGCTCCGCCGCCGGAAAGCGCCGCTGCCACTCGGCGAGGAAGTGGCGGTCGAAAACGAAGTCCCGCTCGCCCCAGAAGATGGCGGTCGGCAGGGGACGGAACCGTTCCAGTCCCGCCGCCACGGCACTGACCAGTTCGTAGCCGCGGTCGCCGGGGGCCAGCGGGATGTCCTGGACGAAGCGGAGGGTGGCGATCCGGTTGCGCCACGAGTCGTAGGGGCGCCGGTAGGCCCGGCGGAGCGCGGCCGGCATCGGGTGGCGCTTGCAGCCGACGAAGGATGCGGCGAGGCTGAAGGCGTTGCCGCCGCGGACCAGCAGGGTGCCGAGCGCGGTCTCCCGGCAGATCTTCAGCGCCAGCGGCAGCCGTTTGGCTGGCGGCAGGGGGAAGGCGGCGGTGTTGAGGATCACCAGCCGGCCGATCCGCTCCGGATGGCGGTGGGCGTAGGCCATGCCGATCATTCCCCCCCAGTCGTGGAGGACCAGGGTCAGCGGGCCGGCGGGGGCTACCCGGTCGAGCAGCCGCTCCAGATCGTCGACCCGGCGGGCAAGGGTATAGTCGTAGCGGTCGTCACCCGGCTTGTCCGACAGGCCGCAGCCGATGTGGTCGGGGACGATGCAGCGGTAGCGGTCGCGCAGCGCCAGCACCAGGTTGCGGTAGTAGAACGACCAGGAGGGATTGCCGTGGAGCATCACCACCGGCGGGCCGTTCCCCTCGTCCAGATAGTGGTAGCGGAGGCCGTCCAGGTCGAGGTAGTGGCCGGCAAAGGGGTAGAGCCGGGCGAAGGCGGGGTCCGTGGCGAAGGCGGCGGTTTCGTTATCGGTGCGCATTACCACTCCACCCCGAGCATCAGGCAGTTCAGGCCGCTGCCGATGCCGAGGAAGGCCACCCGCTCGCCGGGGAGGAGCATCTCCCGCTCGTCGGCCAGGGCGGCGGTGAGCGGCAGCGAGACGGTCCCCATGTTGCCGAGGAATTCGTAGGTGGTGAAATCCTTGTCGAGCGGGATTTCCAGGGTCTTGAGGATGGCGCTCTGGTGGGCGGAGCCGACCTGGTGGCAGATCACCCGGTCCACTTCACCCGCCTGCCAGCCTACCGCCGGGAGGAATGCCTCCCAGGTCCGCCGGCCGAGCTCGACGCCGTAGTTCATGACGTTCACTGCGTCGGTGGTCATAGTCTGGCGGAACTTCCCGCTGCCGTCCGGGGTGATCCCCCAGAGGCAGAGCCGGTGATGCTCGGGGGCCGCCCGGGTCACCCCGCCAACGAGGCGGTGCCCGGCGCCGGCCGCCGGGAAAGAGCCGTCGGTCAGCAGTACCGCCACCGCCCCGGAGCCGCCGGTAAGGGTGGCCAGGGAGCCGGCGAACTGCTCCATGTCGCACCGTTCCAGCATCGCGGCGATCGTCAGCTCGTTGATTTCCCGGGCGCTTTCGCAGGAAACCACCAGCCCGGCGCGGATCTGCCCCAGCTCGATCCGGTTCGCCACGTCGAGGATACCGTTCAGCACCCCGAGGCAGGCGTTGGAGAGGTCGTAGACAACGGCGTCGCCGCCGATGCCGAGGCCGGCGGCGACCCGGCAGGCGGTGGCCGGCTCGAACTGCTCCCGGCAGACCCCGGCGTAGACCAGGGCGCCGAGCTCGGCGGCGGCGATGCCGGCGGCGGCGAGGGCCTTCTGGCCGGCGGCGATCGCCCCGCGGGAGAGGGGATACTCCGGCTCCCACCAGCGGCGCTCGCGGATGCCGGTCAGTGCCTGCAACTGGCCGGGAACGAAGCGGAGTTTCCGGTAAAGCGGCTCCAGCCGTGCCTCCAGCTCGGCCGAGGTGACGACCACCGGCGCCAGTTCGTAGCCAAAGGCGGCGAGGTTCACGGTACGGTAATTCATGGTTCTCCTGCAGGGGGCGGCAGCGCCGCCCCGAAGTTATTCTTCCCCCAGGCGGAGAGAAAAGTCGTTCATCTGGTAGATCGGCCGGCCGTCGACGCAGAGGAAGCCGTCGGCGGTCAGCAGCCGCTGCCGGTCGTCGACGCCGGTGATCCAGGCTGCCACCGTCACCTCGCCGCTGGTCGGGACGATCTGGCCGCGGTAGGTCCAGCGGTGACGCCGCTTTTCGGGGACGACGGCAAAGAGTTCGCCGTCCCGCCAGCCCCACCGCTCGACGGCGGCGAACTTGAGGAGCTGGAGGAACGCTTCGAGGCCGAGCGAACCGGGGGTCACCGGGTCCTGGTAGAAGTGGGCCTTGAAGAACCACTCGTCCGGGTCGACCCGCTTGCTGCCGAGGAGATAGCCGAGTCCGGCGGGGCCGCCGTCCGGGACGAACAGCTCGATCCGGTCGAGCATCTGCAGCTGCCGGTCCGGGAAGGGGGCCGTCGCCGGGTAGGCGCACGCGCGGCCCCGGGCGGCTTCGGCCGCCGGCGGCACGTAGGGGGCGGCGTCGCGGATGCCGACCTGGTTGGCGAGGGCCTCCCGGGAGAAGAAGCCGAACATCGTCTCCCCCTCGTAGAGGAGGCCGTGCCGGTCCGCCACCGTGAAGTCGAACTCCTGGATGATCATCCCGCCGCTGGTCGCCACCTTGGTCATGGTGGCGGTGGCGGTGAGGGTGCCGCTCGCCGGGGTGACCGGCCGGTGCAGCCGGGCGTTCCCCCCCAGGTTGCGGAAGGCGAGATCGACCGGGCTGGTGAGGGCCGAGCCGACGTAGGCCGCCAGCCAGCCGCAGGGCTGGAGGGCCGCTTCGAGGAGGACGGCGAACGGCAGGCGTGGCTGGCGGTCGGCGGCGAAATACCAGGCGTCGGTTGGGACGTCGTACTCGGTCTCGGCCATGGCGCCGGCGACCATCCGCCACGGCTCGCCCCGCACGGCAGTCACCCGGTCGAGGAACTGGAACGGCGGTCCCGGGAGCCGGGCAATCACCCGCCCCTCGTCGAAGATCCGGTACGGCTCGCCGAAGCCGGCCGACGGCTTGCCGTTGCTGTAGGCGAGGATCTGTTCCTTGGTGTAGAGGACGGGCTTGGCGGTGGTTGCTCCCTCTCCCCGGCCCTCTCCCACCGGGGGAGAGGGGGCGGCAGTTGCCGGTGCGGCAAGCGTGTCCGCGCGACGGTCCCACAGTGCCGCGAGCAGATCTTCGCTGGTGCCGTTCAGGCGGACCGACATGCTGGTGATCTCGACGATCGGCCGGCCGTCGGCGTACATCAGCGCGTCGACGATCGCGTAGGGCTCGGGGCGATAGCCGAGTTCGCGGATTTGGACCTCGTAGGCGACGACCCGGGTCGTTTCCAGCACCTGGCCCCGGCAGCAGAGCCGGCTGGCGACTCCCGGCACCGGTTCCCAGACCGCCGTCGCCGCCTCGGCGACCCAGCCGAGCCGGAGCAGGAAAATGCGCAGGGTGTGCAGGCAGCATTCGTACATCAGCGTGCCGGGCATCACCCGGTCGTCGACGAAGTGGCAGGTGAGGAACCAGTCGTCGGGGCGGATGTCGGCTTCGGCACGGATCAGCCCGAGACCGTAGCGGCCGCCGTCGCCGCTCAGCTCCACCACTCGGTGGACGAGCCGCATCCGGTCGCCGGGGATGGTCAGCGGCCGCTCCAGCGGCAGGCCGGCGAAGAGCGGGCCGAAGCAGCCGGCCAGGTCTCCCGCCCGGAGCCGGTCCAGCTGGCCGGCGTCGTAGGTTGCCGGCGTAAGCGGCACCAGCTGCCGCCAGCCGGCGGGACGACTGCCGTGGCGCGGCCGGAGGTCGAGGGCGCCGCGGACGATCCCCTTGCCGGCAGCCAGTTCGGCGGCGGAAAAAAAGCCGGCGCAACCGTCGCGCATGGTGAGGAGCGGCTCGCCGTTCACCGTGGCGTCGAAGCGGAAACGGAACAGGTAGGTGCTTCCCTGGCGGAAGAAGCGTTCGATCCGGATGTCGTAGTGGATCGTCTCCCCCGGCCCGGGGAGCGGGCGATGGAAGGTGACCTCGGCGTCGAGCAGCCGGTAGACCGCCAGCCCGCGGCCGATAAAGTCGATCCCCAGGTAGCCGGAGAGAAAGAGGTCCGCCTGGCCCGCCTCGACGGCGATGCAGGTTGGAATCCGGCCGCCGTCCAGGTACCAGGCGCCGGGGAGGATGTCGTGCTCGGTCGCCACCCGGCCGTGGGTCATCGACTTCGCCTCCCCTTCCAGGGCGACGATCCGGTCGACCAGCATCAGTGGCTCGTCGGGGAGCCGGACGCGGGTCGGGAAGGTGTCGACCTCGGCGAATTCCGGGCCGAGCATCCGCCCCACCGAGCCGCGGGCGAATTCGAGACACTGTACGCGATCGAAGACGGCCGGTGTATCCCCCGTCCCCTTGCCCTCTCCCACCGGGGGAGGGGGGAGCGCGGCGAGGCCGGCGTAAGCATCGTCCGCCGCCGGGCTCTCCTCTGCCAGGGACGGGGCGGCCGGGCCGAGCGCCTCCCGGAGCGACAGCTCGAAGGCGAGGGCCGTTGCCACCGAGCGGCCGAGCGACTCCGCCGTCCGCAGAAAGGCGTCGTGGGCCTGGCGGCGGGCCTCCTGGGCGGCGGCAAACTGCTGGAAGAGCGGGGTGAGGAGTTCCGCCGCGGCCGGTGGCGTTGCCGGTGCTACCGATGCTGCCGGTGCCGCCGGTGCGCTGGGCGACGGTTCTGTTAATGCCGGTGTCGTGACCGGTGGCGGCGGGGCGCTCGCCGCGATCGGCGCTTTCGTCGACTGCGTGGCCGGCGGCGCGGTGGCGGCCGGCGGCTGGGGCGGTCGGAAGGGGGCGCCGCCGACCGGTATCCGCAGCGGCGGCCGGCGGGACGGCTCGCCGGTGGCGGCCACTGCCGGCGCCGACTGCGGATAGAGGGGCGCCAGGTCCACGGCGAGCCCCTCGGCGACCAGCTGGCCGAGGAGCCGGAGCAGGGCCGAGTGGGCCTCCTGCGGGGGAGCGGCGGAGCGGGCCAAGTGGGGGCGGTCGGCGAGAATTCGGTCGATCATCCGGCTGCAGGAGCTCCCCGGTCCCATCTCCAGGAAGTAGCGGACCCCGTCGGCGTAGGCGGCGTCGATGGTTGCCGGGTAGTCGATCCCGCCGATGGCCTGGGCGAGGATCGAGTCGGCGGCGCTCTCCCGGTCGACGGCGTAGGCCCGGCCGCGGGCACCGCTGTAAAAGGTGACCCCCGGCGGCGGGGTGGTCGCGAAGAGGTGCAGCTCGCGGTACGATTCGGCCACCTGCGCGGCCACCTCGCAATGGACGGTGGTCACCCCGTGCAGCGGGAAGAAGCGGCAGCCGAGCATCGCCACCAGCCGCTTCACCGCCTTGGCGTCGCCACCGATGACGCATTCGTCGGGGGTGTTGACGATCAGCAGGTAGACCCGGGCGGTGGTGCGGAGTGCCCGGCGGACCTCGCGGGCCGGTGCTTCTACCACGCCGATGCTCCATTCCACCGGCCGGTCGTCGGCCAATCCCCACGCGCGGGCCGCTGCCCGGCAGTCGCCGGCCAGTTCACGGGTGAAGAGGGTCGAGGCGCGCATCCGGGCCAGCATCTCGTCCCGGGCGCGCCAGGCGCCGAGGGCGAACAGGCCGGCCGTCTCGCCGAGGCTGTAGCCGATCACCGCCGCCGGCTCGATGCCGAAGGAGCGGACGACGTCGCTGACTGCGCAGCCGGTGGCGACCTGACCGAAGATCACCGCCTGGTGGTCGTCGTCGAGCTCCGCCGCCGGGGCGCCGTTCCAGAAGAGCTCCGGCTGGAACTGGCTGCGCAGGTAGCGGTTATCCCGGTCCTGGCGGCGGAACACCTCGGGCCAGCGGCCGGCGAACTCCACCCCCATGCCGGGATGGTGATTCCCCGAGCCGGGGAAGACGAAGGCGATGGTGCCGGCCCGGCCGAGGGGGGCCGGGGCGTAGAAGAGCCGGTCGCGGAGCGACGGGTGGAGGGTGGTATCGTCGGGGGCGCGGTTGCTGGCGACGAGCCGCTCCCCTTCGTCGAGCAGGGCGGTCAGTTCTTCTCGGCTGCGGGCAACGACGGCCAGGGCGCGTGGCGCGGCTTCTCCGGCACGGTGCCATTCCCGGGCCAGCGGTGCCAAGTCGTCGGCTGCGGCAACGGCGTGGCGTAGCCGGCCGATGTTGCGGTCCAGTGCCGCCGGGTCCTCGCCGCCGACGACGAACAGGAATTCACCGTCGCTGACCGGGGTAAAGCGGGCGGCACCTTCCCCGGCGGCGGGGTGCTCGACCCCCTCGAGGACGACGTGGCTGCAGGTGCCATCGACGCCGAAGACGCTGACCCCGGCCCGGCGCGGTCCGGCAGCCCGGTCACGGAGCCAGTAGCGCGGTGTCGGCGGCAGGTAGAACGGGCCGGCGGCGGCGAATTCCGCCAGCGGCGGCTCGGCGCCGTGGCAGGGGGGGATGATCTCGTGGTAGAGCGCCAGACAGCCGCGCACCAGCGAGGCGAGCCCGGCGGCGGCGCCGCTGTGGCCGATCTCCCCCTTGACGCCGGCCACGGCGCAGTGCCGCTTGGTCGGGCCGAAGAAGTCGGCCAGCGCCGTTGCCTCCATCCGGTCTTCGGCGGGGTGACCGCTGCCGTTGGCCTCCAGGTAGTCGACCGTCTCGGGGGCGACTCCGGCGTCGGCGTAAGCCCGTTCCAGGGCCCGGCGATAGGCGGCAGCGCCGGGGAGGACCGTTGTCCCGCCGGCAGTGCCGATCCCCTTGATCACCGCATAGATCCGGTCGCCGTCCCGCCGCGCGTCGGCGAGTCGCTTCAGGACTACCGTTGCTGCCCCTTCACCGACGATGCTGCCGTCGGCCGCGGCGGCGAAGGGCCTCCCCCGGCCGGTGGCGGAGAGGGGGCGGAGGGCGTGGTGGCCGAGGACGGCGCGCAGGTCGCCGGCCAGATCGACGGCGCCAACCAGCGCCCGGTCGATCTCCCCGCTCTGCAACAGCCGGGCGGCCGCTTCCAGGGCGCGGATGCCGGAGCCGTCTTCGTTGGCAAGGGTGAAACTGGGGCCGCCGACCCGGAATTCCCGGGCGATCCGGCTGGCGACGACACTGCCGAGGGCCCCCATCGTCCGGTTGGCGGTCAGCGGCGGGCCGGCCGCTTCGCGGAGGGCGGCGGTCCAGGCGGCCAGCTCGGCGGCGGTGGCCGGGTGCCCCTGCTCCTGCTGCCAGGCGGCGGCCAGCTCGGCCAAGCGCCAGCGGTAGCTGAAGTTTGTAGCATTGAGGTCGAGGGCGATGCCGACGAAGACGCCGGTGCGGAGGTTCTCCTCCCGGCCGAGGCCGGCATCGGTCATGGCGGCGGCGGCGCTCTGCAGCATCAACAGCTGCTGCGGGAGCATCTCCGCCATCTCCAGCGGCGGGATGCGAAACTCATCCGGGGCGACGGTGACCTCGTCGAGGTAGAAGCCGGCGAAGGGGGTTCGGTCGAGTCCCGCGTCGCGGAACCAGGCGCTTTCCCGTGCCCCCCACCAGCGGCGGGGTGGCGTGGGTGTGTCGGCCGACCCGTTGCCCAGCACCCGTTCCCGGTAGGCGGCCAACGATTGCCAGGGGCCGAAGCGGGCGTCGAGGCCGACTACCGCCAGCGGCTCCGGGCGCGGCGGCGCCGGCCGGGTGGTGCGGGCGGGGCGGCGGGGTGATTCGCCGAGCCACTCCTCCACTAGCAGGTGGCCGTTGATCCCGCCGAAGCCGAAGGCGCTTACCGCCGCCCGTCGGGGGATGCCGGCGCCGCGGCGCTCCCACGGCTGCGGGGCGGTCAGCACCCGGAACGGGCTCCCGGCCAGGTCGATGCTGGCCGGCGGGGCGGTGAAGTTGGCGGTGGGGGGGAGTTCGCCGCGGCCCATGGCGAGCAGCACCTTGGTCAGGGCGGCGGCGCCGGCGGCGGTCAAAAGGTGGCCGATGTTAGATTTCACCGAGCCGATGACGCAGGGGGCGCTGACCGGGCGGGTCTCGCCCCAGAGTTCGCGGAGACTGGCGAATTCGGTGGCGTCCCCCACCGGGGTGCCGGTGGCGTGGCATTCGATCAGGTCGACCGTTTCCGGCTGCCAGCCGGCGCGGGCGTACGCGGCGCGCATGGCGCGGAGCTGCCCTTCGCTCATCGGGGCGAGCAGGCTCCCCCCCACGTCGTTGGCGAGGCCGATGCCGCGGATGATCCCGTAGATCCGGTCGCCGTGGGCGATGGCGTCGGCGGTCCGCTTGAGCAGGAACAGCCCGGCCCCTTCGCCGACCACCAGGCCGTCGCCGGCGGCGTCGAACGGGGCGCAGATCCCCTGCCGCGACAGGGCGCGCAGCTGGGAGAAGCCCATCTGGGTGTAAAGGGGGTCGGGGCGGGACAGCCCGCCGGTGAGCATGGCGTCGGCCCGGCCGGCGAGTAGTTCGTCGGCGGCCAGCTTAATGGCGTAGAGGGATGAGGCGCAGGCGGCATCGAGGGTGCAGCTGCCGCCGCCGAGTCCGAGGGCCTC contains:
- a CDS encoding type I polyketide synthase encodes the protein MEQTPSVAIVGIGGIFPDAPDLERFWDNIRHGRSAAREVPAGRWLLPADAAYAPETGAADRVYSRRGCFIDHLPPLDELAGLAVAPERLAGLDPLFQLLLHAGKRAFADGITAPLDRARIGVIIGNLALPSETSAGLTRQWLGRTFEERLFGRSAAAPAVDPLNRYVAGLPAGLLAEALGLGGGSCTLDAACASSLYAIKLAADELLAGRADAMLTGGLSRPDPLYTQMGFSQLRALSRQGICAPFDAAGDGLVVGEGAGLFLLKRTADAIAHGDRIYGIIRGIGLANDVGGSLLAPMSEGQLRAMRAAYARAGWQPETVDLIECHATGTPVGDATEFASLRELWGETRPVSAPCVIGSVKSNIGHLLTAAGAAALTKVLLAMGRGELPPTANFTAPPASIDLAGSPFRVLTAPQPWERRGAGIPRRAAVSAFGFGGINGHLLVEEWLGESPRRPARTTRPAPPRPEPLAVVGLDARFGPWQSLAAYRERVLGNGSADTPTPPRRWWGARESAWFRDAGLDRTPFAGFYLDEVTVAPDEFRIPPLEMAEMLPQQLLMLQSAAAAMTDAGLGREENLRTGVFVGIALDLNATNFSYRWRLAELAAAWQQEQGHPATAAELAAWTAALREAAGPPLTANRTMGALGSVVASRIAREFRVGGPSFTLANEDGSGIRALEAAARLLQSGEIDRALVGAVDLAGDLRAVLGHHALRPLSATGRGRPFAAAADGSIVGEGAATVVLKRLADARRDGDRIYAVIKGIGTAGGTTVLPGAAAYRRALERAYADAGVAPETVDYLEANGSGHPAEDRMEATALADFFGPTKRHCAVAGVKGEIGHSGAAAGLASLVRGCLALYHEIIPPCHGAEPPLAEFAAAGPFYLPPTPRYWLRDRAAGPRRAGVSVFGVDGTCSHVVLEGVEHPAAGEGAARFTPVSDGEFLFVVGGEDPAALDRNIGRLRHAVAAADDLAPLAREWHRAGEAAPRALAVVARSREELTALLDEGERLVASNRAPDDTTLHPSLRDRLFYAPAPLGRAGTIAFVFPGSGNHHPGMGVEFAGRWPEVFRRQDRDNRYLRSQFQPELFWNGAPAAELDDDHQAVIFGQVATGCAVSDVVRSFGIEPAAVIGYSLGETAGLFALGAWRARDEMLARMRASTLFTRELAGDCRAAARAWGLADDRPVEWSIGVVEAPAREVRRALRTTARVYLLIVNTPDECVIGGDAKAVKRLVAMLGCRFFPLHGVTTVHCEVAAQVAESYRELHLFATTPPPGVTFYSGARGRAYAVDRESAADSILAQAIGGIDYPATIDAAYADGVRYFLEMGPGSSCSRMIDRILADRPHLARSAAPPQEAHSALLRLLGQLVAEGLAVDLAPLYPQSAPAVAATGEPSRRPPLRIPVGGAPFRPPQPPAATAPPATQSTKAPIAASAPPPPVTTPALTEPSPSAPAAPAASVAPATPPAAAELLTPLFQQFAAAQEARRQAHDAFLRTAESLGRSVATALAFELSLREALGPAAPSLAEESPAADDAYAGLAALPPPPVGEGKGTGDTPAVFDRVQCLEFARGSVGRMLGPEFAEVDTFPTRVRLPDEPLMLVDRIVALEGEAKSMTHGRVATEHDILPGAWYLDGGRIPTCIAVEAGQADLFLSGYLGIDFIGRGLAVYRLLDAEVTFHRPLPGPGETIHYDIRIERFFRQGSTYLFRFRFDATVNGEPLLTMRDGCAGFFSAAELAAGKGIVRGALDLRPRHGSRPAGWRQLVPLTPATYDAGQLDRLRAGDLAGCFGPLFAGLPLERPLTIPGDRMRLVHRVVELSGDGGRYGLGLIRAEADIRPDDWFLTCHFVDDRVMPGTLMYECCLHTLRIFLLRLGWVAEAATAVWEPVPGVASRLCCRGQVLETTRVVAYEVQIRELGYRPEPYAIVDALMYADGRPIVEITSMSVRLNGTSEDLLAALWDRRADTLAAPATAAPSPPVGEGRGEGATTAKPVLYTKEQILAYSNGKPSAGFGEPYRIFDEGRVIARLPGPPFQFLDRVTAVRGEPWRMVAGAMAETEYDVPTDAWYFAADRQPRLPFAVLLEAALQPCGWLAAYVGSALTSPVDLAFRNLGGNARLHRPVTPASGTLTATATMTKVATSGGMIIQEFDFTVADRHGLLYEGETMFGFFSREALANQVGIRDAAPYVPPAAEAARGRACAYPATAPFPDRQLQMLDRIELFVPDGGPAGLGYLLGSKRVDPDEWFFKAHFYQDPVTPGSLGLEAFLQLLKFAAVERWGWRDGELFAVVPEKRRHRWTYRGQIVPTSGEVTVAAWITGVDDRQRLLTADGFLCVDGRPIYQMNDFSLRLGEE